One Loxodonta africana isolate mLoxAfr1 chromosome 4, mLoxAfr1.hap2, whole genome shotgun sequence genomic region harbors:
- the NUDT5 gene encoding ADP-sugar pyrophosphatase isoform X3, protein MENQEPMDSSQTMKQSIISEELISEGKWVKLERTTYMDPTGKTRTWETVKRTTRKGQSADGVAVIPVLQRTLHYECIVLVKQFRPPIGGYCLEFPAGLIDDNESPEAAALRELEEETGYKGDIAECSPVLCMDPGLSNCTVHIVTVTINGDDAENVRPKPKPGDGEFVEVISLPKNDLLKRLDALVAEEHLTVDSRVYSYALALKHANTKPFEVPFLKF, encoded by the exons ATGGAAAACCAAGAACCAATGGATTCTTCTCAAACAATGAAACAGTCTATTATTTCAGAAGAG TTGATTTCAGAAGGAAAATGGGTCAAGCTTGAAAGAACAACTTACATGGATCCTACTGGTAAAACTAg AACTTGGGAAACTGTGAAACGTACAACCAGGAAAGGACAGTCTGCTGATG GTGTGGCCGTCATCCCAGTGCTGCAGAGAACTCTTCATTATGAATGTATTGTTCTGGTGAAACAGTTCCGACCACCCATTGGTGGCTACTGCTTAGAATTCCCTGCAG GTCTCATAGATGATAATGAGAGCCCAGAAGCAGCTGCTCTTCGGGAGCTTGAGGAAGAAACTGGTTATAAAGgtgacattgctgaatgttctccag TTTTATGTATGGATCCAGGTCTGTCAAATTGTACTGTGCACATCGTGACAGTAACCATTAATGGAGATGATGCTGAAAATGTAAGACCTAAGCCAAAGCCTG GGGATGGAG AATTTGTGGAAGTAATTTCCTTACCAAAGAATGACCTGCTGAAGAGACTTGATG CTCTGGTAGCTGAAGAACATCTTACAGTGGATTCTAGAGTCTACTCCTATGCTCTGGCGTTGAAACATGCAAACACTAAGCCATTTGAAGTGCCCTTCCTAAAATTTTAA
- the NUDT5 gene encoding ADP-sugar pyrophosphatase isoform X1, whose product MENQEPMDSSQTMKQSIISEELISEGKWVKLERTTYMDPTGKTRTWETVKRTTRKGQSADGVAVIPVLQRTLHYECIVLVKQFRPPIGGYCLEFPAGLIDDNESPEAAALRELEEETGYKGDIAECSPVLCMDPGLSNCTVHIVTVTINGDDAENVRPKPKPGKCVLAVLKVVELHEIFLTCCWFDFRLVKRIVAFHRHFINILGCFLNLMYFSILLLLH is encoded by the exons ATGGAAAACCAAGAACCAATGGATTCTTCTCAAACAATGAAACAGTCTATTATTTCAGAAGAG TTGATTTCAGAAGGAAAATGGGTCAAGCTTGAAAGAACAACTTACATGGATCCTACTGGTAAAACTAg AACTTGGGAAACTGTGAAACGTACAACCAGGAAAGGACAGTCTGCTGATG GTGTGGCCGTCATCCCAGTGCTGCAGAGAACTCTTCATTATGAATGTATTGTTCTGGTGAAACAGTTCCGACCACCCATTGGTGGCTACTGCTTAGAATTCCCTGCAG GTCTCATAGATGATAATGAGAGCCCAGAAGCAGCTGCTCTTCGGGAGCTTGAGGAAGAAACTGGTTATAAAGgtgacattgctgaatgttctccag TTTTATGTATGGATCCAGGTCTGTCAAATTGTACTGTGCACATCGTGACAGTAACCATTAATGGAGATGATGCTGAAAATGTAAGACCTAAGCCAAAGCCTGGTAAGTGTGTGTTGGCTGTGCTTAAGGTGGTTGAAttgcatgaaatatttttaacttGCTGCTGGTTTGATTTTAGACTTGTTAAAAGAATAGTAGCCTTTCATAGACATTTCATCAATATTCTTGGCTGTTTTCTTAATCTCATGTATTTTAGCATTCTTTTACTACTTCATTGA
- the NUDT5 gene encoding ADP-sugar pyrophosphatase isoform X2: MSRTALHRVFNGCDLSEVDRQALLPRHLWVDSNCQPFGVAVIPVLQRTLHYECIVLVKQFRPPIGGYCLEFPAGLIDDNESPEAAALRELEEETGYKGDIAECSPVLCMDPGLSNCTVHIVTVTINGDDAENVRPKPKPGKCVLAVLKVVELHEIFLTCCWFDFRLVKRIVAFHRHFINILGCFLNLMYFSILLLLH; this comes from the exons ATG agtagaactgcgctccatagggttttcaatggctgtgatctttcggaagtagatcgccaggcccttcttccgaggcacctctgggtggattcgaactgccaacctttcg GTGTGGCCGTCATCCCAGTGCTGCAGAGAACTCTTCATTATGAATGTATTGTTCTGGTGAAACAGTTCCGACCACCCATTGGTGGCTACTGCTTAGAATTCCCTGCAG GTCTCATAGATGATAATGAGAGCCCAGAAGCAGCTGCTCTTCGGGAGCTTGAGGAAGAAACTGGTTATAAAGgtgacattgctgaatgttctccag TTTTATGTATGGATCCAGGTCTGTCAAATTGTACTGTGCACATCGTGACAGTAACCATTAATGGAGATGATGCTGAAAATGTAAGACCTAAGCCAAAGCCTGGTAAGTGTGTGTTGGCTGTGCTTAAGGTGGTTGAAttgcatgaaatatttttaacttGCTGCTGGTTTGATTTTAGACTTGTTAAAAGAATAGTAGCCTTTCATAGACATTTCATCAATATTCTTGGCTGTTTTCTTAATCTCATGTATTTTAGCATTCTTTTACTACTTCATTGA